One genomic window of Actinoplanes lobatus includes the following:
- a CDS encoding potassium channel family protein, which translates to MHVVIMGCGRLGSTLAQKLDAQGHQVAVIDRDADAFRRLGDNFGGVTVNGIGFDRDVLRAAGIERADAFAAVSSGDNSNIISARLARETFGVSRVVARIYDSRRAQVYERLGIPTIATIRWAADRMYRFLVPSDRVEVFRDPTSVVSIVETPLHRDWVGRTVKTLEDRTGARVAYLVRFGVGTLAVPSTVLQDGDQVYMIVTDETVEQVLDIAQGADKEGN; encoded by the coding sequence GTGCACGTGGTGATCATGGGGTGTGGCCGGCTCGGTTCGACGCTGGCCCAGAAGCTCGACGCTCAGGGTCACCAGGTCGCGGTGATCGACCGGGACGCCGACGCGTTCCGGCGTCTCGGGGACAACTTCGGCGGCGTCACGGTCAACGGCATCGGCTTCGACCGGGACGTGCTGCGCGCCGCCGGCATCGAGCGGGCGGACGCCTTCGCGGCGGTCTCCAGCGGCGACAACTCGAACATCATCTCGGCCCGCCTGGCCCGCGAGACGTTCGGCGTCTCCCGGGTGGTGGCCCGGATCTACGACTCCCGCCGCGCGCAGGTCTACGAGCGGCTGGGCATCCCGACGATCGCGACGATCCGGTGGGCCGCCGACCGGATGTACCGGTTCCTGGTGCCCTCGGACCGGGTCGAGGTGTTCCGCGACCCGACCAGCGTGGTCAGCATCGTGGAGACCCCGTTGCACCGGGACTGGGTCGGCCGCACGGTCAAGACGCTGGAGGACCGGACCGGCGCCCGGGTGGCCTACCTGGTCCGCTTCGGGGTGGGCACCCTCGCCGTGCCGTCCACCGTCCTCCAGGACGGCGACCAGGTCTACATGATCGTCACCGACGAGACCGTGGAGCAGGTGCTGGACATCGCCCAGGGCGCCGACAAGGAAGGGAACTGA
- a CDS encoding potassium channel family protein — translation MIVRIAIAGAGNVGRSIAQELIGNGHEVMLIERQPRQLCPERVPEARWVLADACELSSLEDADLAGCDVVVAATGDDKANLVVSLLAKTEFAVPRVVARVNRAENEWLFNEQWGVDVSVSKPRLMAALVEEAVTVGDLVRLMTFRQGEANLVEITLPKNAPYEGQPVRSVPMPRDAALVAILRGKRVVVPTPDDPLEAGDELIFVCTAEVEDQVRAVVLGSD, via the coding sequence CTGATCGTGCGGATCGCCATCGCCGGCGCCGGCAACGTGGGCCGGTCCATCGCCCAGGAACTGATCGGCAACGGTCACGAGGTCATGCTGATCGAGCGGCAGCCCCGGCAGTTGTGCCCGGAGCGGGTGCCGGAGGCCCGCTGGGTGCTCGCCGACGCCTGCGAGCTGAGCAGCCTGGAGGACGCCGACCTGGCCGGTTGTGACGTGGTGGTCGCGGCCACCGGCGACGACAAGGCCAACCTGGTGGTGTCGCTGCTGGCCAAGACCGAGTTCGCGGTGCCCCGGGTGGTCGCCCGGGTGAACCGGGCGGAGAACGAGTGGCTCTTCAACGAGCAGTGGGGCGTCGACGTCTCGGTGAGCAAGCCCCGCCTGATGGCCGCCCTGGTCGAGGAGGCGGTGACGGTCGGCGACCTGGTCCGGCTGATGACCTTCCGGCAGGGCGAGGCGAACCTCGTGGAGATCACCCTGCCGAAGAACGCGCCCTACGAGGGCCAGCCGGTCCGCTCGGTGCCGATGCCGCGGGATGCCGCCCTGGTCGCCATCCTGCGCGGCAAGCGGGTGGTGGTGCCGACCCCCGACGATCCGCTGGAGGCCGGCGACGAGCTGATCTTCGTGTGCACCGCCGAGGTGGAGGACCAGGTCCGCGCCGTGGTCCTCGGCTCCGACTAG
- a CDS encoding DUF3159 domain-containing protein, producing the protein MKPAGKPGDDEEPLPSMSEQIAEQLGGVRGLIESSVPVLAFVLLNVLLGESVAGLEKRTALLWAIIGSVGSALAIGAVRLARRQPVRHAVNGLFGIALGAWLAWRSGDAKDFYLPGILLTFGQAAVLLVSVTVRKPLIGYAWGIMANKGKQDWFDNGPLFRTFQWLTVLWAVSLSTRAGIQAVLYAMDKANALGIVRILVSWPIYAATFAFTIWAIHRVTSAQRRDTAVA; encoded by the coding sequence ATGAAGCCGGCCGGGAAGCCCGGTGACGACGAGGAGCCGCTCCCGTCGATGAGCGAGCAGATCGCCGAGCAGCTCGGCGGTGTCCGCGGCCTCATCGAGTCGAGCGTTCCGGTGCTCGCCTTCGTCCTGCTCAACGTGCTGCTCGGCGAGTCCGTGGCGGGGCTGGAGAAACGGACCGCCCTGTTGTGGGCGATCATCGGCTCGGTCGGTTCGGCGCTGGCCATCGGCGCGGTGCGGCTGGCCCGCCGGCAGCCGGTCCGGCACGCGGTCAACGGCCTCTTCGGCATCGCGCTCGGCGCCTGGCTGGCCTGGCGCAGCGGCGACGCCAAGGACTTCTACCTGCCCGGCATCCTGCTGACCTTCGGTCAGGCGGCGGTGCTGCTGGTCTCGGTGACGGTCCGCAAACCCCTGATCGGGTACGCCTGGGGCATCATGGCCAACAAGGGCAAGCAGGACTGGTTCGACAACGGCCCGCTCTTCCGTACCTTCCAGTGGCTGACCGTGCTCTGGGCCGTCTCGCTCAGCACGCGCGCCGGCATCCAGGCGGTCCTCTACGCGATGGACAAGGCGAACGCGCTCGGCATCGTGCGCATCCTGGTGAGCTGGCCGATCTACGCCGCCACGTTCGCCTTCACCATCTGGGCCATCCACCGGGTGACGTCGGCGCAGCGCCGGGACACCGCCGTCGCCTAG
- a CDS encoding OB-fold nucleic acid binding domain-containing protein produces the protein MTTEERTGLRRFLDRLTATDSELDARELQRDSAKCGAVPVDGCRRGQVVSVSGRLRTVAYTPRTNLPTLEADLYDGSDVVTLVFLGRRSISGIEPGRQLTARGRIAIRDDRKVIYNPYYELEAPR, from the coding sequence ATGACGACCGAAGAGCGCACCGGACTACGCCGGTTCCTGGACCGGTTGACGGCGACCGATTCCGAGCTGGACGCGAGGGAGTTGCAGCGGGACAGCGCCAAGTGCGGCGCCGTCCCGGTGGACGGCTGCCGGCGCGGACAGGTCGTCTCGGTGTCGGGACGACTGCGGACGGTGGCGTACACTCCTCGCACCAACCTGCCGACGCTCGAGGCCGACCTCTACGACGGCAGTGACGTGGTCACGCTGGTCTTCCTGGGGCGCCGGTCCATCTCCGGCATCGAACCGGGGCGTCAGCTCACCGCGCGAGGCCGGATCGCGATCCGGGACGACCGCAAGGTGATCTACAACCCCTACTACGAGCTGGAGGCGCCCCGGTGA
- a CDS encoding DUF3710 domain-containing protein: MFSRKRGAAKHVRAADAPPSKALADSLASDGAAPAPEFGPWDAAHAPAGVRRLDLGSLQIPALDGVEVRVQANPDGSVEQIVLVDGESALQLGVFAAPRTEGIWVDVREEIAQAMAADGVAPREVQGRYGVELLARVNTPDGPADVRFVGVDGPRWMVRALFQGAAAASPGSEGVLGEVLSGLVVVRDNEPRPVREPLPLRLPKEMAEQGQAAAQRAANGSQPE; encoded by the coding sequence ATGTTCTCCCGTAAGCGTGGTGCCGCGAAGCACGTCCGGGCGGCCGACGCGCCGCCCTCCAAGGCGCTTGCCGACAGCCTCGCCTCCGACGGTGCGGCGCCGGCGCCCGAGTTCGGGCCGTGGGACGCCGCACACGCCCCGGCCGGGGTGCGGCGGCTCGATCTGGGCAGCCTCCAGATCCCCGCGCTCGACGGCGTCGAGGTCCGGGTGCAGGCGAACCCGGACGGCAGTGTGGAGCAGATCGTCCTGGTCGACGGCGAGAGCGCCCTGCAACTCGGGGTGTTCGCCGCGCCGCGTACCGAGGGCATCTGGGTCGACGTGCGTGAGGAGATCGCCCAGGCGATGGCCGCGGACGGGGTCGCCCCGCGCGAGGTCCAGGGACGGTACGGCGTGGAGCTGCTGGCCCGGGTGAACACCCCGGACGGCCCGGCGGACGTCCGGTTCGTCGGCGTGGACGGGCCCCGCTGGATGGTCCGGGCGCTGTTCCAGGGCGCGGCCGCCGCCTCGCCGGGGAGCGAGGGCGTGCTCGGCGAGGTGCTCTCCGGTCTGGTCGTGGTCCGGGACAACGAGCCCCGCCCGGTGCGTGAGCCGCTGCCGCTGCGCCTGCCGAAGGAGATGGCCGAGCAGGGCCAGGCCGCGGCCCAGCGGGCGGCGAACGGCAGTCAGCCGGAGTGA
- the dut gene encoding dUTP diphosphatase, which produces MPDVNIQVLRIDPDLPVPAYAHPGDAGADLFAAEEVELVPGARAKVRTGIAIALPDGFVGLVHPRSGLAARLGVTVLNAPGTVDAGYRGEILVNLINHDRQNTVKISRGDRIAQLVVQRVERAVFHEVDTLDDTARGAGGHGSTGGHQAL; this is translated from the coding sequence GTGCCCGACGTGAACATCCAGGTCCTCCGGATCGACCCGGACCTGCCCGTACCGGCCTACGCCCACCCTGGGGACGCCGGCGCGGACCTGTTCGCGGCCGAGGAGGTGGAGCTCGTCCCGGGCGCCCGGGCGAAGGTGCGCACCGGGATCGCGATCGCCCTGCCGGACGGCTTCGTGGGCCTGGTGCACCCACGCTCCGGGCTCGCCGCGCGCCTGGGCGTGACGGTCCTCAACGCGCCCGGTACGGTCGACGCCGGCTACCGCGGCGAGATCCTGGTGAACCTGATCAACCATGATCGGCAGAACACCGTCAAGATCTCCCGGGGCGACCGGATCGCCCAGCTCGTCGTTCAGCGGGTGGAGCGGGCGGTGTTCCACGAGGTGGACACGCTCGACGACACGGCGCGGGGCGCGGGCGGGCACGGTTCGACCGGCGGCCACCAGGCCCTCTGA
- a CDS encoding DUF3093 domain-containing protein: MTPESPVRTVAAHQERLSLPWWAWPAGLAAAAILAVELVLGLPDLPVWLPFAVLLPLGVLLLLPLNRLRVEVTPEEFRVDDARLPVEFISGVVALDAAGKREALGVGSHPLAFVVQRAWIGPAVQVLLDDPADPTPFWVVSTRRPVELATALLEVSGRARAERAAS; the protein is encoded by the coding sequence GTGACACCCGAGTCCCCGGTCCGCACGGTGGCGGCCCATCAGGAACGCCTCAGCCTGCCGTGGTGGGCCTGGCCCGCCGGTCTCGCCGCCGCCGCGATCCTCGCCGTCGAACTGGTCCTGGGCCTGCCCGACCTGCCCGTCTGGCTGCCGTTCGCGGTGCTGCTCCCGCTCGGTGTCCTGCTGCTGCTCCCGCTGAACCGGCTGCGCGTCGAGGTGACGCCGGAGGAGTTCCGGGTGGACGACGCCCGGCTCCCGGTCGAGTTCATCTCCGGCGTGGTGGCGCTGGACGCCGCCGGCAAGCGGGAGGCGCTGGGCGTCGGCTCGCACCCGCTGGCCTTCGTGGTGCAGCGTGCCTGGATCGGCCCGGCGGTGCAGGTACTGCTCGACGACCCGGCCGACCCGACCCCGTTCTGGGTGGTGAGCACCCGGCGCCCGGTCGAGCTGGCCACCGCCCTGCTCGAGGTCAGCGGCCGAGCGCGGGCCGAGCGGGCGGCGTCCTGA
- a CDS encoding DUF4193 domain-containing protein, with the protein MATDYDAPRRDEVDLGEDSLEELKARRADSQSGAVDVDEVEVAESFELPGADLADEELTVKVLPMQTDEFRCSRCFLVHHRSQLATERNGELICRECA; encoded by the coding sequence ATGGCCACCGACTACGACGCCCCGCGTCGCGATGAGGTCGACCTCGGCGAGGACAGCCTCGAGGAGCTCAAGGCCCGTCGCGCCGACTCGCAGTCGGGCGCAGTGGACGTCGACGAGGTCGAGGTGGCGGAGAGCTTCGAGCTGCCCGGCGCCGACCTCGCTGACGAGGAACTCACCGTGAAGGTCCTGCCGATGCAGACCGACGAGTTCCGCTGCTCCCGCTGCTTCCTCGTGCACCACCGGAGCCAGCTGGCGACGGAGCGCAACGGGGAGCTGATCTGCCGCGAGTGCGCCTGA
- a CDS encoding LytR C-terminal domain-containing protein, which translates to MSFARVRALVVVGVLAVAAIVFVVVALFRDTQRNTANGSDCPAGAPLADMRLPDDPAEITVKVFNGTNRAGLADQVTTEFKNRRFTVQDPGKSKTKFTGVAEVRFGPDAAGKAQLIRAYFLAQSKMVYNAKRKGDVIDIVIGDQFQQLATTTEVNQSLVEVGEPTLPPGACVKPAEATKDPE; encoded by the coding sequence ATGAGCTTTGCCCGCGTCCGAGCGCTCGTCGTCGTCGGCGTGCTCGCCGTGGCCGCAATAGTGTTCGTCGTCGTCGCCCTCTTCCGGGACACGCAGCGGAACACCGCGAACGGCAGCGACTGCCCGGCCGGCGCCCCCTTGGCCGACATGCGGCTCCCGGACGACCCGGCCGAGATCACCGTCAAGGTGTTCAACGGGACCAATCGTGCGGGCCTGGCCGACCAGGTGACCACCGAGTTCAAGAACCGGCGTTTCACCGTCCAGGACCCGGGCAAGAGCAAGACCAAGTTCACCGGGGTCGCCGAGGTCCGGTTCGGCCCGGACGCGGCCGGCAAGGCCCAGCTGATCAGGGCATACTTCCTGGCCCAGTCCAAGATGGTCTACAACGCCAAGCGCAAGGGCGACGTCATCGACATCGTCATCGGCGACCAGTTCCAGCAGCTGGCCACCACGACCGAGGTCAACCAGTCGCTGGTCGAGGTGGGCGAGCCCACCCTCCCACCGGGCGCCTGCGTCAAGCCGGCCGAGGCGACCAAGGACCCGGAATAG
- a CDS encoding inositol monophosphatase family protein, with protein sequence MSEIPVVSTPDELLALAVRVAREAAVTARRMRAAAIGDVETKSTDTDVVTAADKAVERQVVEALLAERPGDGVLGEEYGDSAEVAPGAVRWILDPIDGTVNYLYGLPQYAVSLAAESDGEVVAGVVVNAATGDEWTATRGGGAWRDGRRLSGSVRTTLDQSLVGTGFGYDARRRAHQGAVLAGLITRVRDIRRFGAAALDLCMAAEGQLDAYFEKGLNAWDHAAGGLIAAEAGLTVAGLAGAPAGRTMLVAAPPAIFPALHDALVELDAAGGP encoded by the coding sequence GTGAGCGAGATTCCGGTGGTATCGACACCCGATGAGTTGTTGGCCCTGGCGGTTCGAGTGGCCCGGGAGGCGGCCGTCACGGCCCGGCGGATGCGCGCCGCGGCGATCGGCGACGTCGAGACCAAGAGCACCGACACCGACGTCGTCACGGCGGCGGACAAGGCGGTCGAGCGGCAGGTCGTGGAGGCGCTGCTGGCCGAGCGGCCCGGCGACGGCGTGCTGGGCGAGGAGTACGGCGACTCCGCCGAGGTGGCGCCCGGCGCCGTCCGGTGGATCCTCGACCCGATCGACGGCACGGTGAACTACCTGTACGGACTGCCCCAGTACGCGGTCTCGCTGGCCGCCGAGTCCGACGGCGAGGTGGTGGCCGGGGTGGTCGTCAACGCGGCCACCGGCGACGAGTGGACGGCCACCCGGGGCGGCGGCGCGTGGCGGGACGGGCGGCGGCTCAGCGGCTCGGTGCGGACGACGCTGGACCAGTCCCTGGTCGGCACCGGGTTCGGCTACGACGCGCGGCGACGGGCCCATCAGGGCGCCGTACTGGCTGGTCTGATCACCCGAGTGCGTGACATTCGGCGATTCGGTGCGGCGGCGCTGGACCTCTGCATGGCCGCCGAGGGCCAGCTCGACGCGTACTTCGAGAAGGGTCTCAACGCGTGGGACCACGCGGCGGGCGGGCTGATCGCGGCCGAGGCCGGTCTCACCGTGGCCGGGCTGGCCGGCGCGCCGGCCGGCCGGACGATGCTGGTGGCCGCGCCGCCGGCGATCTTCCCGGCCCTGCACGACGCCCTGGTGGAGCTGGACGCGGCGGGTGGCCCGTGA
- a CDS encoding RNA polymerase sigma factor, with translation MTEAHQNGADVRSLTEALITHAQGAGGQLTSAQVAHTLESAAVNPAQAKKILRALVDAGVTVVVDGSASTRRPKVAAARATTPASRATTAKTAPAKKAAPAPKQAAPAAEGKAAPVRKATAAAAKAAPVRKATAAKAAKPGEGPEGEEIDPEELAAAVEDVVIEEPAAMVAAAATDAASSATDGDFEWDDEESEALKQARRDAELTASADSVRAYLKQIGKVPLLNAEQEVELAKRIEAGLYAAERLRAAEEGEEALERNFERDLKWINRDGERAKNHLLEANLRLVVSLAKRYTGRGMAFLDLIQEGNLGLIRAVEKFDYTKGYKFSTYATWWIRQAITRAMADQARTIRIPVHMVEVINKLGRIQRELLQDLGREPTPEELAKEMDITPEKVLEIQQYAREPISLDQTIGDEGDSQLGDFIEDSEAVVAVDAVSFSLLQDQLQQVLQTLSEREAGVVRLRFGLTDGQPRTLDEIGQVYGVTRERIRQIESKTMSKLRHPSRSQVLRDYLD, from the coding sequence GTGACAGAAGCCCACCAGAACGGTGCCGACGTTCGCTCTCTCACCGAGGCCTTGATCACCCATGCTCAGGGTGCTGGCGGGCAACTCACCTCGGCACAGGTCGCGCACACGCTCGAGTCCGCAGCGGTCAACCCGGCGCAGGCCAAGAAGATCCTGCGGGCTCTGGTGGACGCCGGCGTCACCGTCGTGGTCGACGGATCGGCCAGCACCCGCCGGCCGAAGGTGGCGGCGGCTCGCGCCACCACCCCGGCGTCGCGGGCCACCACCGCCAAGACCGCGCCGGCCAAGAAGGCTGCGCCCGCGCCCAAGCAGGCCGCTCCGGCCGCCGAGGGCAAGGCCGCTCCGGTCCGCAAGGCCACCGCTGCGGCGGCCAAGGCCGCCCCGGTCCGCAAGGCCACCGCCGCCAAGGCCGCCAAGCCCGGCGAGGGCCCCGAGGGCGAGGAGATCGACCCCGAGGAGCTCGCCGCCGCCGTCGAGGACGTGGTGATCGAGGAGCCGGCCGCCATGGTCGCCGCCGCCGCCACCGACGCCGCCAGCTCGGCCACCGACGGCGACTTCGAGTGGGACGACGAGGAGTCCGAGGCGCTCAAGCAGGCCCGCCGGGACGCGGAGCTCACCGCCTCCGCCGACTCGGTGCGCGCCTACCTCAAGCAGATCGGCAAGGTTCCGCTGCTCAACGCGGAGCAGGAGGTCGAGCTCGCCAAGCGGATCGAGGCCGGCCTCTACGCCGCCGAGCGCCTGCGAGCCGCCGAGGAGGGCGAGGAGGCGCTCGAGCGCAACTTCGAGCGCGACCTCAAGTGGATCAACCGGGACGGCGAGCGGGCGAAGAATCACCTGCTCGAGGCCAACCTGCGGCTCGTCGTGTCGCTCGCGAAGCGGTACACGGGACGGGGCATGGCGTTCCTCGACCTGATCCAGGAGGGCAACCTCGGCCTGATCCGCGCCGTCGAGAAGTTCGACTACACCAAGGGCTACAAGTTCTCCACGTACGCCACCTGGTGGATCCGGCAGGCCATCACCCGCGCCATGGCCGACCAGGCCCGCACCATCCGCATCCCGGTGCACATGGTCGAGGTGATCAACAAGCTCGGCCGGATCCAGCGCGAGCTGCTCCAGGACCTGGGCCGCGAGCCCACCCCGGAGGAACTGGCCAAGGAGATGGACATCACGCCGGAGAAGGTGCTGGAGATCCAGCAGTACGCGCGTGAGCCCATCTCGCTGGACCAGACGATCGGCGACGAGGGCGACAGCCAGCTCGGTGACTTCATCGAGGACTCGGAGGCGGTCGTCGCGGTCGACGCGGTCTCCTTCTCGCTGCTGCAGGACCAGCTCCAGCAGGTGCTGCAGACGCTCTCCGAGCGGGAGGCGGGCGTGGTCCGGCTGCGCTTCGGCCTGACCGACGGTCAGCCGCGCACGCTGGACGAGATCGGCCAGGTCTACGGGGTGACCCGGGAGCGGATCCGGCAGATCGAGTCGAAGACGATGTCGAAGTTGCGTCACCCGTCCCGGTCGCAGGTTCTGCGCGACTACCTCGACTAG
- a CDS encoding DUF7455 domain-containing protein: MTPTLTPPAGSLAGPAADERCDRCNAAGKLRLTLAGGGELVFCGHHANRYAEDLVKIAVQYAADPEFTWRGADMMSNSSN, encoded by the coding sequence ATGACCCCGACCCTCACGCCGCCGGCCGGAAGTCTGGCCGGCCCCGCAGCCGATGAACGGTGCGACCGCTGCAATGCAGCCGGGAAGCTCCGTTTGACCCTGGCGGGTGGTGGAGAGCTGGTGTTCTGCGGCCACCACGCCAACCGGTACGCCGAGGACCTGGTGAAGATCGCGGTGCAGTACGCGGCCGATCCCGAGTTCACCTGGCGCGGCGCGGACATGATGTCGAACTCCAGCAACTAG
- a CDS encoding helix-turn-helix transcriptional regulator — protein sequence MAPVRAAEPDGTTGARIRDARKAAGLTQQGMAAEIQVSRQTVIAMETGDYAPSVYLAIKVARVLGVTVEDLWGH from the coding sequence ATGGCCCCGGTGCGGGCCGCCGAGCCCGACGGCACGACCGGCGCCCGGATCCGGGACGCCCGCAAGGCGGCCGGGCTGACCCAGCAGGGCATGGCCGCCGAGATCCAGGTGAGCCGGCAGACCGTCATCGCGATGGAGACCGGCGACTACGCGCCCTCGGTCTACCTGGCCATCAAGGTGGCCCGGGTGCTGGGCGTCACCGTCGAGGACCTCTGGGGCCACTGA
- a CDS encoding DEAD/DEAH box helicase, with protein MSPPVPNLEIFPPLRDWQRKAMVTYLRRRSEDFMAVATPGAGKTTFALRIAAEMLVDGTCDAVTVVCPTEHLKTQWAHAAARVGIQLDPHFRNSDVHSSRDFHGAVLTYAQVGMAPAVHKRRTITRRTFVILDEIHHAGDSRTWGDGVKDAFEPAVRRLLLTGTPFRSDENPIPFVSYERGSDGVQRSHADSVYGYADALRDQVVRPVLFMAYSGETRWRTNAGDELAARLGEPMTKDLVAQAWRTALDHRGDWMPQVMRAADARLTKIREHGMPDAGGLVIASDQQSARAYAKLLHDLTGESAVVVLSDDEGASGRIAEFAASEKRWMVAVRMVSEGVDIPRLAVGVYATSASTPLYFAQAIGRFVRSRRPGETATVFLPSVPHLLGLASEMEAQRNHVLGAPKDKDGLDDELIERAQKSEDALGDLDKKFEALSATAELDQVIYDGTSFGMAARTGTPEEADYLGLPGLLTPDQVTTLLNKRQQEQMAAASRRQADEARKQEPAVREPIVPMSAGERRNSLRRQLNTLVAAHHHRTNLPHGKIHAELRRLCGGPPSAQATIEQLEERIATIQTF; from the coding sequence TTGAGCCCGCCTGTGCCGAACCTGGAGATCTTTCCGCCGCTGCGGGACTGGCAGCGCAAGGCGATGGTGACGTACCTGCGTCGCCGTTCCGAGGACTTCATGGCCGTGGCGACGCCCGGCGCCGGCAAGACCACGTTCGCTCTGCGGATCGCGGCCGAGATGCTCGTCGACGGGACCTGCGACGCGGTCACCGTGGTGTGTCCCACCGAGCACCTCAAGACGCAGTGGGCGCACGCCGCGGCCCGGGTCGGCATCCAGCTGGACCCGCACTTCCGCAACTCGGACGTGCACTCGTCGCGGGACTTCCACGGCGCCGTCCTGACCTACGCCCAGGTGGGCATGGCGCCGGCCGTGCACAAGCGGCGCACCATCACCCGGCGCACGTTCGTGATCCTGGACGAGATCCACCACGCCGGCGACTCGCGTACCTGGGGGGACGGCGTCAAGGACGCCTTCGAGCCCGCTGTACGGCGTCTCCTGCTCACCGGGACCCCGTTCCGGTCCGACGAGAACCCGATCCCCTTCGTGTCGTACGAGCGGGGCTCTGACGGTGTCCAGCGGTCCCACGCCGACTCGGTGTACGGGTACGCCGACGCCCTCCGGGACCAGGTCGTCCGCCCGGTGCTGTTCATGGCGTACTCGGGGGAGACCCGCTGGCGCACCAACGCCGGCGACGAACTGGCCGCCCGGCTGGGTGAGCCGATGACCAAGGACCTGGTGGCGCAGGCCTGGCGTACCGCCCTGGACCACCGGGGCGACTGGATGCCGCAGGTCATGCGGGCCGCCGACGCCCGGCTCACGAAGATCCGCGAGCACGGCATGCCGGACGCGGGCGGCCTGGTCATCGCCAGCGACCAGCAGTCGGCCCGGGCGTACGCGAAGCTTCTCCACGACCTCACCGGCGAGTCGGCCGTCGTGGTGCTCTCCGACGACGAGGGCGCCTCCGGCCGGATCGCCGAGTTCGCCGCGTCCGAGAAGCGCTGGATGGTCGCGGTCCGGATGGTGTCGGAGGGTGTCGACATCCCCCGCCTGGCCGTGGGGGTGTACGCGACGAGCGCCTCCACCCCGCTCTACTTCGCCCAGGCGATCGGCCGGTTCGTCCGGTCCCGGCGCCCCGGTGAGACCGCCACCGTCTTCCTGCCCAGCGTGCCGCACCTGCTCGGGCTGGCCAGCGAGATGGAGGCGCAGCGCAACCACGTGCTGGGCGCGCCGAAGGACAAGGACGGCCTGGACGACGAGCTGATCGAGCGGGCGCAGAAGTCCGAGGACGCCCTGGGCGACCTGGACAAGAAGTTCGAGGCGCTGTCCGCGACGGCCGAGCTGGATCAGGTCATCTACGACGGCACCTCGTTCGGCATGGCGGCCCGGACCGGCACCCCCGAGGAGGCCGACTATCTGGGGCTGCCCGGCCTGCTCACCCCGGACCAGGTGACCACCCTGCTGAACAAGCGGCAGCAGGAGCAGATGGCGGCCGCGTCGAGGCGGCAGGCGGACGAGGCGAGGAAGCAGGAGCCCGCGGTCCGGGAGCCGATCGTGCCGATGAGCGCGGGCGAGCGCCGCAACAGCCTGCGCCGCCAGCTCAACACGCTGGTGGCGGCGCATCACCACCGGACCAACCTGCCGCACGGGAAGATCCACGCGGAGCTTCGCCGGCTCTGCGGCGGGCCGCCCAGCGCGCAGGCCACGATCGAGCAGCTGGAGGAGCGGATCGCGACGATCCAAACGTTCTGA
- a CDS encoding trimeric intracellular cation channel family protein: MTGGYALLVADLIGVAVFAASGASAGVAKRLDLFGVAFVGFAAALGGGILRDLVIGAAPPLAFADWRYAVTAVAASVAVFWLYPALHRVRRTVLALDAAGMGLFTVTGTLKALDAGVPEVGACLVGMLTAIGGGLTRDLLTGEIPAVLQREIYAVVALGGAVLVAVLHRFQLTGLLPLAASAALMTGVRLLALRRRWSAPVAVP, translated from the coding sequence GTGACGGGCGGATATGCGCTGCTCGTCGCGGATCTGATCGGTGTGGCGGTGTTCGCCGCCTCGGGCGCCTCGGCCGGCGTCGCGAAACGACTCGACCTGTTCGGTGTCGCGTTCGTCGGCTTCGCGGCCGCGCTCGGTGGTGGCATTCTGCGCGACCTGGTCATCGGCGCTGCGCCCCCGCTGGCGTTCGCCGACTGGCGCTACGCGGTGACCGCGGTGGCCGCCTCGGTCGCGGTCTTCTGGCTGTACCCGGCGCTGCACCGGGTCCGGCGAACCGTGCTGGCGCTGGACGCGGCCGGCATGGGCCTCTTCACCGTAACCGGCACGCTCAAGGCGCTCGACGCCGGCGTTCCGGAGGTCGGCGCCTGTCTCGTGGGGATGCTCACAGCGATCGGCGGAGGCCTGACCCGCGACCTGCTCACCGGGGAGATCCCGGCGGTCCTGCAACGAGAGATCTACGCGGTGGTCGCGCTCGGCGGCGCCGTGCTGGTCGCTGTCCTGCACCGGTTCCAGCTCACCGGTCTGCTGCCGCTGGCCGCCTCCGCGGCCCTGATGACGGGCGTCCGGCTGCTCGCCCTCCGCCGCCGCTGGTCGGCTCCGGTGGCGGTGCCGTAG
- a CDS encoding DUF3039 domain-containing protein, producing the protein MTVSTQILERPETRDADTGPEMFHYVRKEKIAESAVMGTYVVALCGETFPVTKSPKPGSPVCPQCKEIYESMKA; encoded by the coding sequence ATAACCGTGAGCACCCAGATCCTGGAGCGTCCGGAGACCCGTGACGCCGACACCGGGCCGGAGATGTTCCATTACGTCCGCAAAGAGAAGATCGCCGAGAGCGCGGTCATGGGCACCTACGTGGTGGCTCTCTGCGGTGAGACCTTCCCGGTGACCAAGTCGCCGAAGCCGGGGTCGCCCGTCTGCCCCCAGTGCAAGGAGATCTACGAATCCATGAAGGCCTGA